In Janibacter cremeus, a genomic segment contains:
- a CDS encoding peptide MFS transporter produces MSSSPDVDTREEDRSFLGQPRMLANLFSVELWERFSFYGMQGILLYYMYFSVADGGLGIDQAVATGLVGAYGGAVYLSTILGAWLADRVLGSERVLFYSAIMIMCGHISLAVLPGAVGLAVGLVLVAVGSGGLKATATALVGTLYAEGDERRDAGFSIFYMGINIGGLLGPLITGWLQTSWGFHFGFAAAAVGMAIGLVQYSLTRKNLPAESHDVPNPLPSSERGKWLGIGAAALVVIVVLLVTGLVNASNLATVVAGAAIIAAIGYFVLLLTNSRVNAVERRRVAAFIPLFIASAAFWALFQQQFTVVAIYSEQRLDRTIFGWTMPPSFVQSINPVFIIVFAAVFAAMWTKLGPRQPSSPLKFAIGLVLMGIAFLLFIPFSTDTPNSAPLYGIVIVLLFFTWAELSLSPVGLSVATKLAPAAFRAQMVALFFLSVSLGTTLAGVLAGYYDPNDEVGYFTFSGVTAIVLGLALAGATPSIKKLMSGVR; encoded by the coding sequence ATGAGCTCTTCCCCCGATGTGGACACGCGAGAAGAAGACCGATCCTTCCTCGGCCAGCCTCGGATGTTGGCCAACCTGTTCAGTGTGGAGCTGTGGGAGCGCTTCTCCTTCTACGGCATGCAGGGGATCCTGCTCTACTACATGTACTTCTCCGTGGCCGACGGAGGACTGGGGATCGACCAGGCAGTGGCGACCGGGCTCGTGGGCGCCTACGGCGGTGCCGTCTACCTGTCGACGATCCTCGGCGCCTGGCTGGCCGACCGGGTCCTCGGCTCGGAGCGGGTGCTCTTCTACTCCGCGATCATGATCATGTGCGGCCACATCTCGCTGGCCGTGCTGCCCGGTGCCGTCGGCCTCGCCGTGGGCCTGGTCCTCGTCGCCGTCGGCTCCGGTGGGCTGAAGGCCACGGCGACCGCGCTCGTCGGCACGCTCTACGCCGAGGGGGACGAGAGGAGGGACGCCGGCTTCTCGATCTTCTACATGGGAATCAACATCGGTGGCCTCCTCGGTCCGCTGATCACCGGGTGGCTGCAGACGTCCTGGGGCTTCCACTTCGGCTTCGCCGCCGCCGCCGTCGGTATGGCCATCGGCCTCGTCCAGTACAGCCTGACCCGCAAGAACCTGCCCGCAGAGTCGCACGACGTCCCAAACCCCCTGCCGAGCAGCGAGCGCGGCAAGTGGCTCGGGATCGGCGCGGCTGCGCTCGTCGTCATCGTGGTGCTCCTGGTCACGGGCCTGGTCAACGCGTCCAACCTCGCCACCGTCGTCGCGGGGGCCGCCATCATCGCCGCCATCGGCTACTTCGTCCTGCTCCTGACCAACTCGCGCGTCAACGCCGTCGAGCGTCGCCGGGTCGCGGCCTTCATCCCGCTCTTCATCGCCTCGGCCGCGTTCTGGGCACTCTTCCAGCAGCAGTTCACCGTCGTCGCGATCTACTCCGAGCAGCGACTGGACCGCACGATCTTCGGCTGGACGATGCCCCCGAGCTTCGTGCAGTCGATCAACCCGGTCTTCATCATCGTCTTCGCGGCCGTCTTCGCGGCGATGTGGACGAAGCTCGGCCCGCGCCAGCCGAGCTCACCACTGAAGTTCGCGATCGGTCTGGTGCTGATGGGCATCGCCTTCCTGCTCTTCATCCCCTTCTCGACGGACACGCCGAACAGCGCCCCGCTCTACGGCATCGTCATCGTGCTGCTCTTCTTCACCTGGGCCGAGCTGTCCCTCTCACCCGTCGGGTTGTCCGTCGCGACGAAACTCGCCCCGGCAGCCTTCCGGGCGCAGATGGTGGCGCTGTTCTTCCTCTCGGTCTCGCTGGGCACGACCTTGGCCGGTGTGCTCGCGGGGTACTACGACCCGAACGACGAGGTCGGGTACTTCACGTTCAGCGGAGTCACCGCCATCGTGCTCGGCCTGGCGCTCGCCGGCGCGACGCCGTCGATCAAGAAGCTGATGAGCGGGGTGCGCTGA
- a CDS encoding MFS transporter has translation MPEPVALLERTSRRGLLTLTAVTLGSGVALLDATIVGIALPTIGRDLDASLSGLQWINNGYVLTLAALILVGGGLGDRWGRRRMYLVGMLWFALASLGCALAQSTEWLVAARMLQGVGAALLTPGGLAIIQSSFQPKDRPWAIGTWAGVSGIATAIGPFMGGWILDHLTWHWIFAVNVPLCALVIGLALVAVPESRDVESVGSFDLAGAGTTVVALGALTWLLTSGPTAKGASLAVAGAALVLAVAGFVLAETRVGRPLVPFPLFTSRVFAAANLMTFLVYGALGAIMFVLVIQLQTSSGWSPLTSGLATLPVTVLLLLLSPRMAELADRTGPRLPMSVGPVVCAVGVLVLSGVGPGTGWVLVLSGTSVFALGLTALVSPLTAAVLAAAPDRLAGSASGINNAVARTGTLLAVAAIPPLVGLTGDDYTDPTALTQGYRLATFVVAGLLLLGGGVSWLGLRPPSSRTA, from the coding sequence ATGCCAGAACCCGTTGCGCTGCTCGAGCGCACGTCCCGGCGCGGACTGCTCACGCTGACCGCGGTGACACTCGGCTCGGGGGTGGCCCTGCTCGACGCGACGATCGTCGGGATCGCGCTGCCGACGATCGGACGCGACCTGGACGCGAGCCTCAGCGGCCTTCAGTGGATCAACAACGGCTACGTCCTCACGCTCGCCGCATTGATCCTCGTCGGCGGCGGACTCGGCGACCGATGGGGTCGGCGCCGGATGTACCTGGTCGGGATGCTCTGGTTCGCCCTCGCCTCGCTGGGGTGCGCTCTGGCGCAGAGTACGGAGTGGCTCGTCGCCGCGCGGATGCTGCAGGGGGTCGGCGCTGCGCTGCTGACACCGGGCGGGCTGGCGATCATCCAGAGTTCCTTCCAGCCGAAGGACCGGCCCTGGGCGATCGGCACGTGGGCCGGAGTGTCGGGGATCGCGACGGCCATCGGGCCCTTCATGGGCGGCTGGATCCTCGACCACCTCACCTGGCACTGGATCTTCGCGGTCAACGTGCCCCTGTGCGCGTTGGTCATCGGGCTGGCACTCGTCGCGGTACCGGAGTCGCGTGATGTCGAGTCGGTCGGCTCCTTCGACCTCGCCGGGGCGGGGACCACGGTGGTCGCGCTGGGCGCCCTGACTTGGCTGCTCACCAGCGGTCCGACAGCGAAGGGGGCCTCCCTCGCCGTCGCCGGGGCGGCCCTCGTCCTCGCGGTGGCCGGATTCGTCCTCGCCGAGACCCGCGTCGGCCGTCCCCTGGTGCCCTTCCCCTTGTTCACCTCGAGAGTGTTCGCCGCGGCCAACCTGATGACCTTCCTCGTCTACGGAGCGCTCGGGGCGATCATGTTCGTCCTCGTCATCCAGCTGCAGACCTCATCCGGGTGGTCGCCGCTGACCTCGGGTCTGGCGACGCTGCCGGTGACCGTGCTGCTCCTGCTGCTCTCACCCCGGATGGCCGAGCTGGCCGACCGCACCGGACCGCGGCTGCCGATGAGCGTCGGCCCCGTGGTGTGCGCCGTCGGGGTGCTCGTCCTCTCGGGCGTGGGCCCGGGCACGGGCTGGGTGCTCGTGCTGTCGGGGACGAGCGTCTTCGCCCTCGGCCTGACGGCGCTGGTCTCACCCCTGACCGCCGCGGTCCTCGCGGCGGCACCGGACCGGCTGGCCGGATCGGCCAGCGGCATCAACAACGCCGTCGCCCGCACCGGCACCCTGCTGGCCGTCGCAGCGATCCCGCCGCTGGTCGGTCTGACCGGTGACGACTACACCGACCCCACCGCCCTGACGCAGGGCTACCGGTTGGCGACCTTCGTCGTCGCCGGCCTGTTGCTGCTGGGTGGCGGCGTCAGCTGGCTCGGTCTGCGGCCCCCTTCGTCCCGCACCGCGTGA
- the dcd gene encoding dCTP deaminase translates to MLLSDRDIRAEIDGGRVVLDPWDPDMVQPSSIDVRMDKWFRLFDNHKYPVIDPAQDQSDLTRLIEVDSTEGFVLHPGEFVLGSTLEAVTLPDDLAARVEGKSSLGRLGLLTHATAGFVDPGFSGHVTLELSNVATLPIRLWPGMKVGQLCFFRLSSPAENPYGSAIHGSHYQGQRGPTASRSFANFHRADV, encoded by the coding sequence ATGCTGCTCTCCGATCGGGACATCCGCGCCGAGATCGATGGTGGACGGGTCGTGCTCGACCCCTGGGACCCCGACATGGTCCAGCCGAGCAGCATCGACGTGCGCATGGACAAGTGGTTCCGCCTCTTCGACAACCACAAGTACCCGGTCATCGACCCGGCGCAGGACCAGTCGGACCTCACCCGGCTGATCGAGGTCGACTCGACGGAGGGCTTCGTCCTGCACCCGGGGGAATTCGTCCTCGGCTCGACCCTGGAGGCGGTCACCCTCCCGGACGACCTCGCCGCACGCGTGGAGGGCAAGTCATCGCTCGGCCGCCTCGGTCTGCTCACCCACGCGACGGCCGGCTTCGTCGACCCCGGCTTCTCCGGGCACGTCACCCTCGAGCTGAGCAACGTCGCGACCCTGCCGATCCGGCTGTGGCCGGGGATGAAGGTCGGCCAGCTGTGCTTCTTCCGCCTGTCCAGCCCGGCCGAGAACCCATACGGCTCGGCGATCCACGGCTCGCACTACCAGGGGCAGCGCGGCCCGACCGCGAGCCGCTCCTTCGCCAACTTCCACCGCGCCGACGTCTGA
- a CDS encoding MFS transporter → MRTPDPPPDGEVTTRRQARLVVALVCAAMATFAQLYSPQGVLPDIARDLGTGAETAALTISASTLGLAVAVMPWSFAGDRYGRRRAMLVAVVGATVLGLVSAWMPTLELVLLARLLQGVFLAGVPALAMAYLNDEVETRAAVVAAGWFVGGTTIGGLTGRIVATPVAEQTSWRLGLTVVSIIAAVAAFAFVLLAPAERGFVPGRGGGAHAALRKVAGNLRDPALVGLYLIAFLLMGGFVAMYNYLSFRLVAPPYLLPGWLVGLAFLAYLAGTVSAPRAGVVASRHGRYPVIVVMVLVMLVGVGITLAGPLWLVLLGLVVLTAGFFGAHSVASGWASARAVHSRSQSTALYNLAYYGGSSVLGWAGGLAWEAAGWGGVVGFVAAAVLLALVVLEVCVRRSG, encoded by the coding sequence GTGCGCACTCCCGACCCGCCGCCTGATGGCGAGGTGACCACCAGGCGGCAGGCACGGCTCGTCGTCGCGCTGGTGTGCGCGGCTATGGCCACGTTCGCCCAGCTCTACTCGCCGCAAGGCGTCCTGCCCGACATCGCCCGTGACCTCGGCACCGGCGCCGAGACCGCCGCCCTGACGATCTCCGCGTCGACGCTGGGCCTGGCCGTCGCGGTGATGCCGTGGTCCTTCGCCGGAGACCGCTACGGCCGTCGGCGCGCGATGCTCGTCGCCGTGGTCGGAGCGACGGTCCTGGGACTGGTCTCGGCGTGGATGCCGACCCTCGAGCTGGTCCTGCTCGCGCGTCTGCTGCAGGGGGTCTTCCTCGCCGGGGTGCCTGCCCTGGCGATGGCATACCTCAACGACGAGGTGGAGACCAGGGCCGCGGTGGTGGCCGCGGGGTGGTTCGTGGGAGGCACCACGATCGGTGGCCTCACCGGCCGGATCGTCGCGACGCCAGTGGCCGAGCAGACCTCGTGGCGGCTGGGCCTGACCGTGGTCTCGATCATCGCGGCGGTGGCCGCCTTCGCCTTCGTGCTGCTCGCGCCGGCCGAGCGAGGGTTTGTTCCCGGCCGCGGGGGAGGAGCGCATGCGGCGCTGCGGAAGGTGGCCGGCAACCTGCGTGACCCGGCCCTCGTGGGGCTGTACCTCATCGCCTTCCTCCTCATGGGTGGCTTCGTCGCGATGTACAACTACCTCTCCTTCCGGCTCGTGGCACCGCCGTACCTCCTGCCCGGGTGGCTGGTCGGGCTGGCCTTCCTCGCCTACCTCGCGGGTACGGTCTCCGCTCCTCGCGCCGGCGTCGTGGCCTCGCGCCACGGCAGGTACCCGGTGATCGTCGTGATGGTGCTGGTCATGCTCGTGGGCGTGGGCATCACCCTCGCCGGGCCGCTGTGGCTGGTGCTGCTCGGGCTCGTCGTGCTCACCGCCGGGTTCTTCGGCGCGCACTCGGTCGCCTCCGGGTGGGCCAGCGCTCGGGCGGTCCACTCGCGGTCGCAGTCCACCGCCCTGTACAACCTCGCCTACTACGGCGGGTCCAGCGTCCTGGGTTGGGCGGGTGGTCTCGCCTGGGAAGCGGCCGGCTGGGGCGGCGTCGTCGGATTCGTTGCCGCTGCCGTCCTCCTCGCACTGGTCGTGTTGGAGGTTTGCGTCCGCCGATCCG